A genomic stretch from Chitinophagaceae bacterium includes:
- a CDS encoding penicillin acylase family protein: protein MKFYSLACFLFCLTLSVSAQQKIDPSKIEIVRDSFGVPHIFAKTDAEVAYGLAWANAEDDFKSIQEVILPVKGLMGTVQGKEGVAGDYAFALFRCKEITLEKWNTLTPAFLKLIDGYVQGINAYAKTHPNELLHKKIFPITMQEYISSTVLALTVFNGADKALMAIFNNSEDVVEELNKKGSNAIAVHPSKTNTGEAFLLVNAHQPNTGSQAFYEAHINSEEGLNVTGGLLAGAPCILHGTNENLGWAHTVNYCDRMDVFQLEMNPANSNQYKFDGEWVDLEQKKIKLHIKGIPIGISRTVYWSKYGATMKNKQGYFSIRLGADMDIRSLEQWYYMDKAKNFTEFYNAIKDQRLSMFNITYADKYDTIFYVNNGLIPARNPSPEYNWKKTVPGNTSKTLWTSFRNFNELPQYINPKSGYLFNTNHSSFLATGKSDNLNPNKFPVTDGWEMHDNNRSVRVAEQMPEGKLDFETLKKIKFDRQLPAKLRYPHDIDSMFLLSVTEFPQYASLINTFTAWDKKGTADSKGAAIFLLTYLHLSKVLTGRTPGKISKAEAVETYKYVYDYMMSNFGKTDLALGDIQKLVRGDKEWPLWGFPDLLSPQWTAPYKDGKLKSIGGDGLIMFIRFKKEGLPAIETVNMYGASAKPGNKHFDDQVEMYLQQKTKKMTLNKEEVYQHAERIYHPVK from the coding sequence TTTTGCCTTACCCTTTCTGTTTCTGCACAACAGAAAATCGATCCCTCAAAAATTGAAATAGTACGTGACAGCTTTGGCGTGCCACACATATTTGCCAAAACTGATGCAGAAGTAGCTTATGGTTTGGCATGGGCCAATGCCGAAGACGATTTTAAAAGTATACAGGAAGTGATCTTGCCCGTTAAAGGTTTAATGGGAACTGTGCAAGGCAAAGAGGGTGTTGCCGGTGATTATGCATTTGCGTTATTTCGCTGCAAAGAAATTACACTGGAGAAATGGAACACCCTCACTCCTGCTTTTTTGAAATTAATTGATGGTTATGTACAGGGGATCAACGCTTATGCAAAAACTCATCCAAATGAATTACTGCATAAAAAAATCTTCCCCATTACCATGCAGGAATATATTTCTTCTACAGTTCTTGCACTGACGGTTTTCAATGGCGCTGATAAAGCATTGATGGCTATTTTCAACAATAGTGAAGATGTTGTTGAGGAGCTGAATAAAAAAGGAAGCAATGCCATTGCCGTACATCCATCCAAAACAAATACAGGTGAAGCATTTCTGCTGGTGAATGCACATCAGCCCAATACAGGATCGCAGGCTTTTTATGAAGCACATATTAACAGTGAAGAAGGATTGAATGTAACGGGTGGATTACTTGCCGGCGCCCCCTGCATCTTACATGGCACAAATGAAAATCTTGGTTGGGCACATACGGTTAATTACTGCGACCGTATGGATGTGTTTCAGTTAGAAATGAATCCAGCCAATTCCAATCAATACAAATTTGATGGTGAATGGGTTGATCTTGAACAGAAAAAAATTAAACTGCATATCAAAGGCATTCCAATTGGAATCAGCAGAACAGTTTACTGGAGTAAGTATGGTGCAACCATGAAAAACAAACAGGGATATTTTTCTATCCGACTTGGCGCTGATATGGATATCCGTTCACTGGAGCAATGGTATTACATGGACAAAGCAAAAAACTTCACGGAATTTTACAATGCCATTAAAGATCAGCGGCTCTCAATGTTTAATATAACTTATGCTGATAAATACGACACCATCTTTTATGTAAACAATGGATTGATCCCGGCAAGAAACCCTTCACCGGAATATAACTGGAAGAAAACTGTTCCTGGCAATACATCGAAAACATTATGGACATCGTTCAGAAATTTCAATGAACTGCCGCAATACATCAATCCGAAAAGCGGTTACCTCTTCAACACAAATCACTCTTCTTTTTTAGCAACAGGAAAGAGTGATAATCTCAATCCAAACAAATTCCCTGTTACTGATGGCTGGGAAATGCATGATAATAACAGAAGCGTTCGTGTGGCCGAACAAATGCCTGAAGGAAAGCTTGATTTTGAAACATTGAAAAAAATAAAATTCGACAGGCAATTACCTGCAAAACTCCGTTACCCTCATGATATTGACAGTATGTTTTTGTTATCTGTTACCGAGTTTCCGCAATATGCTTCATTGATAAATACATTCACGGCATGGGATAAGAAAGGAACTGCCGACAGCAAAGGTGCTGCTATCTTTTTACTGACATACCTGCACTTATCAAAAGTGCTCACTGGCCGTACTCCCGGAAAAATTTCAAAGGCTGAAGCAGTTGAGACTTATAAATATGTATATGATTATATGATGAGCAATTTCGGCAAGACTGATCTTGCATTGGGCGATATTCAAAAACTTGTACGTGGTGATAAAGAATGGCCACTATGGGGTTTTCCTGATCTGCTCTCTCCTCAATGGACAGCTCCGTATAAAGATGGAAAGTTGAAATCAATTGGTGGTGATGGGTTAATCATGTTCATCCGTTTTAAAAAAGAAGGATTGCCCGCAATTGAAACAGTAAACATGTATGGCGCTTCTGCTAAACCCGGCAACAAACATTTTGATGACCAGGTGGAAATGTATTTACAGCAGAAGACGAAAAAGATGACCTTGAATAAAGAGGAAGTGTATCAACATGCCGAACGGATTTACCACCCGGTAAAATAA
- a CDS encoding 6-carboxytetrahydropterin synthase, whose amino-acid sequence MLLLTKIFHFEMAHAIDGYDGVCKNIHGHSYELHVTVGSDDQGDEFIPAPGFILDFKELKSIVNTSVIDILDHKLLLSTGYLAKHPHVQTQENLVVWEAEPTAENLLLYMQRIIRGKLPAEMKLTQLKLYETNNSFATWTNGSLKSVY is encoded by the coding sequence ATGTTATTACTTACTAAAATTTTTCATTTTGAAATGGCCCATGCCATTGATGGGTATGATGGAGTTTGCAAAAATATCCACGGTCATTCCTATGAATTGCATGTAACTGTCGGATCAGATGATCAGGGGGATGAATTTATTCCTGCTCCAGGCTTTATACTTGATTTTAAAGAACTGAAAAGTATTGTGAACACTTCTGTGATTGATATATTAGATCACAAATTACTTTTATCAACAGGTTACCTGGCAAAACATCCGCATGTTCAAACACAGGAAAATTTAGTTGTATGGGAAGCTGAACCAACAGCTGAAAACTTATTGCTTTATATGCAACGCATCATCAGGGGAAAATTACCTGCTGAAATGAAACTTACGCAACTGAAGTTGTATGAAACAAACAATTCGTTTGCAACCTGGACTAATGGCTCGCTGAAATCGGTGTATTGA